A stretch of the Mycobacterium shigaense genome encodes the following:
- a CDS encoding NRAMP family divalent metal transporter: protein MTDDNALSAEAPPGREAPARPRESNEPRHTAVLDSAHLGDIEGAFGRISVGESEHPRTFKTRLLTLLAIVGPGIIVMVGDNDAGGIATYAQAGQNYGYSLLWVLLLLIPVLIVNQEMVVRLGAVTGVGHARLINERFGRGWGWFSVGDLFLLNFLTIVTEFIGISLAAEYIGISKYVVVPISAVALVAIMASGSFRRWERAMFIFIAITLLQIPMLLMSHPQWGAAAKSFLVPSISGGISSDAVLLIIAIVGTTVAPWQLFFQQSNIVDKRITPRFMAYERADTVLGAFVVIVGATALLMTGDWAARSTGTVGNFVDAGDIAHLLGQHSSLLGSFFAIVLLDASIIGAAAVTLATSYAFGDVFGLKHSLHRGFADAKQFYVSYTAMVVLAAVIVLIPGAPLGLITTAVQALAGLLLPSASVFLLLLCNDREVLGPWVNRPWLNWVAGLIVGILLLLSGILMATTLFPHIDVVLVSGYLSVVLVVLGVAAVPVLRWMSRRQPAAPAPKVPAREVDRNTWRMPPLTLLEPVVWSPGTRLGMIALRSYLVLGALLLVVKAIQVSQG, encoded by the coding sequence ATGACCGACGACAACGCCCTGAGCGCCGAGGCGCCGCCCGGCCGCGAAGCTCCGGCGCGCCCCCGCGAATCGAACGAGCCGCGGCACACCGCGGTACTCGACAGCGCGCATCTGGGCGATATCGAAGGCGCCTTCGGCCGCATCAGTGTCGGCGAGAGCGAGCATCCGCGGACGTTCAAGACGCGGCTGCTGACCCTGCTCGCCATCGTCGGCCCGGGGATCATCGTGATGGTCGGCGACAACGACGCGGGCGGAATCGCCACCTACGCGCAGGCCGGCCAGAACTACGGCTACTCGCTGCTATGGGTGCTGTTGCTGCTGATCCCGGTGCTGATCGTCAATCAGGAGATGGTGGTCCGCCTCGGTGCGGTGACCGGCGTCGGGCACGCCCGGTTGATCAACGAGCGCTTCGGTCGCGGCTGGGGCTGGTTCTCCGTCGGCGACCTGTTCCTACTCAACTTCCTGACGATCGTCACCGAGTTCATCGGTATCAGCCTGGCCGCCGAATACATCGGCATCTCCAAATACGTCGTGGTGCCGATCTCGGCGGTGGCGCTCGTCGCGATCATGGCCAGCGGTAGCTTCCGGCGTTGGGAGCGTGCCATGTTCATCTTCATCGCGATCACGCTGCTGCAGATCCCGATGCTGCTGATGTCGCATCCGCAGTGGGGTGCCGCGGCGAAGTCCTTTCTGGTGCCGAGCATCTCGGGTGGTATCAGCTCGGACGCGGTGCTGCTGATCATCGCCATCGTCGGCACCACGGTGGCGCCGTGGCAGCTGTTCTTCCAGCAGTCCAACATCGTCGACAAGCGCATCACTCCCCGCTTCATGGCATACGAACGCGCCGATACCGTGTTGGGGGCCTTCGTCGTGATCGTCGGCGCCACAGCGCTGTTGATGACGGGCGACTGGGCGGCCCGCTCCACCGGTACGGTCGGCAACTTCGTCGATGCCGGTGACATCGCCCATCTGCTCGGCCAACACAGCAGCCTGCTCGGCTCGTTTTTCGCGATCGTGCTGCTGGACGCCTCGATCATCGGCGCCGCGGCGGTGACCCTGGCCACCAGCTACGCCTTCGGCGACGTCTTCGGGTTGAAACATTCGCTGCACCGGGGTTTCGCCGACGCCAAACAATTCTACGTGTCCTACACCGCGATGGTGGTGCTGGCCGCCGTCATCGTGCTGATTCCGGGCGCTCCGCTCGGGTTGATCACCACCGCGGTTCAGGCCCTTGCCGGGCTGCTGCTGCCGAGTGCCAGCGTGTTTCTGCTGCTGCTCTGCAACGACCGAGAAGTGTTGGGGCCATGGGTGAATCGCCCGTGGTTGAATTGGGTCGCGGGATTGATCGTCGGTATCCTGCTGCTGCTGTCCGGGATCCTGATGGCTACCACGCTGTTTCCTCACATCGACGTCGTGCTGGTTTCCGGCTATCTGTCCGTGGTGTTGGTCGTGCTCGGGGTCGCCGCGGTGCCGGTGCTGCGCTGGATGAGTCGTCGCCAGCCCGCGGCGCCGGCGCCCAAGGTCCCGGCGCGCGAGGTCGATCGCAACACCTGGCGGATGCCGCCGTTGACCTTGCTCGAGCCCGTAGTCTGGTCGCCCGGCACCCGGCTCGGCATGATCGCGCTACGCAGTTATCTGGTGCTGGGCGCCCTGCTGCTGGTGGTGAAGGCCATCCAGGTCAGCCAGGGATAA
- a CDS encoding excalibur calcium-binding domain-containing protein, which translates to MLSGLFIRPPLDRDNDGIACEVCH; encoded by the coding sequence GTGCTTAGTGGACTGTTCATCCGTCCGCCGCTGGACCGCGACAACGACGGCATCGCCTGCGAAGTGTGCCACTGA
- a CDS encoding PPE family protein, SVP subgroup, producing the protein MGRHSKLEGLPSYHDFSSVSVECAALGRSASLGSLAVPSGWPTANATSETGPSATEAAGAARSRWLTFQEGLKDLMSASRATFHDDQQASVE; encoded by the coding sequence ATGGGTCGCCATTCGAAGCTGGAGGGGTTGCCGTCGTACCACGATTTCTCCAGCGTGAGCGTGGAGTGCGCGGCCCTCGGCAGGTCGGCTTCGCTGGGCTCGCTGGCGGTGCCGTCGGGTTGGCCGACGGCCAACGCGACGAGCGAGACGGGCCCGTCCGCTACCGAGGCGGCGGGTGCGGCCCGGTCGCGATGGCTCACCTTCCAGGAGGGCCTGAAGGACCTGATGAGCGCTAGCCGTGCCACCTTCCACGACGACCAGCAAGCTTCGGTGGAGTAA
- the htpG gene encoding molecular chaperone HtpG, which translates to MNVGVEQLEFQAEARQLLDLMVHSVYSNKDSFLRELVSNASDALDKLRLEAFRNKDLEVDTSDLHIDIEVDRAARTLTIRDNGIGMTRDEVIGLIGTLAKSGTGELRQQLREAKNEAASEELIGQFGIGFYSSFMVADKVELLTRKAGEHDATRWESSGEGTYTIESVEDAPQGTAVTLHLKPEDAEDELHDYTSEWKIKGLVKQYSDFIAWPIRMEVERRTPPAEEGGEEVVTIETETINSMKALWARPKEEVSDEEYKEFYKHIAHAWDDPLEVIAMKAEGTFEYQALLFIPSHAPFDLFNRDARVGVQLYVKRVFIMGDCDQLMPEYLRFVKGVVDAQDLSLNVSREILQQDRQINAIRRRLTKKVLSTIKDLQSERPEDYRTFWTQFGRVVKEGLMSDFDNQDALLRISSFASTHSEEEATTLAEYVERMKEGQEQIFYATGETRQQLLKSPHLEAFKAKGYEVLLLTDPVDEVWVGAVTEFDGKPLQSVAKGEVDLDSGEDKSEAEREEQEKEFADLLTWLKETLSEHVKEVRLSSRLTDSPACLITDAFGMTPALARIYQASGQAVPIGKRTLELNPSHPLVTGLRQAHQDHADDPTVAETAELLYGTALLAEGGALEDPARFAQLLADRLARTL; encoded by the coding sequence ATGAATGTGGGTGTTGAGCAGTTGGAGTTCCAGGCCGAAGCGCGTCAGCTCTTGGATCTGATGGTCCATTCGGTGTATTCCAACAAGGATTCGTTTCTGCGCGAGCTGGTCTCGAATGCCTCCGACGCGCTGGACAAGCTGCGGCTGGAGGCGTTCCGCAACAAGGACCTCGAGGTTGATACCTCCGATCTGCACATCGACATCGAGGTGGACAGGGCCGCGCGTACCCTGACCATCCGCGACAACGGCATCGGCATGACGCGCGACGAGGTGATCGGGCTGATCGGCACCCTGGCGAAATCGGGCACCGGCGAGCTGCGCCAGCAGCTGAGGGAGGCCAAGAACGAGGCAGCCTCCGAGGAACTCATCGGGCAGTTCGGCATCGGCTTCTACTCGTCGTTCATGGTGGCCGACAAGGTCGAGCTGCTGACCCGCAAGGCCGGCGAGCACGACGCCACCAGGTGGGAGTCCAGCGGCGAGGGCACCTACACCATCGAATCCGTCGAAGACGCCCCGCAGGGAACGGCGGTCACCCTGCACCTCAAACCCGAGGACGCCGAGGACGAGCTGCACGACTACACGTCGGAATGGAAGATCAAGGGCCTGGTCAAGCAGTACTCCGACTTCATCGCTTGGCCCATCCGCATGGAGGTCGAGCGACGCACGCCGCCCGCCGAGGAAGGCGGCGAAGAAGTCGTGACCATCGAGACCGAGACCATCAACTCGATGAAGGCCCTATGGGCCCGGCCCAAAGAAGAGGTCTCCGACGAGGAGTACAAGGAGTTCTACAAGCACATCGCCCATGCGTGGGACGACCCGCTAGAGGTCATCGCGATGAAGGCCGAGGGCACCTTCGAGTACCAGGCCCTGCTGTTCATCCCGTCGCACGCCCCCTTCGATCTGTTCAACCGGGATGCCCGCGTCGGGGTTCAGCTGTACGTCAAGCGGGTGTTCATCATGGGCGATTGCGACCAGCTGATGCCCGAGTATCTGCGCTTCGTCAAGGGCGTCGTCGACGCACAAGATCTGTCGCTCAACGTATCTCGCGAGATCTTGCAGCAGGACCGGCAGATCAATGCGATCCGTCGCCGGCTGACCAAAAAGGTGCTGTCGACGATCAAGGATCTGCAGTCCGAGCGACCCGAGGATTACCGCACCTTCTGGACCCAGTTCGGCAGGGTCGTCAAGGAGGGCCTGATGTCGGACTTCGACAACCAGGACGCCTTGCTGCGGATCTCCTCGTTCGCCTCGACCCACAGCGAGGAGGAAGCGACCACGCTCGCCGAATACGTCGAGCGGATGAAGGAGGGCCAGGAACAGATCTTCTATGCAACCGGCGAGACGCGTCAGCAACTGCTGAAGTCGCCGCACTTGGAGGCGTTCAAGGCGAAGGGCTACGAAGTCCTGCTGCTCACCGACCCGGTCGACGAGGTGTGGGTCGGGGCCGTCACCGAGTTCGACGGCAAGCCGCTGCAGTCGGTGGCCAAGGGCGAGGTGGACCTCGACTCCGGCGAGGACAAGAGCGAAGCCGAGCGCGAGGAACAGGAAAAGGAATTCGCCGATCTGCTGACCTGGCTGAAGGAGACGTTGAGCGAGCACGTCAAGGAAGTGCGGCTGTCGTCGCGCCTCACCGACTCGCCGGCCTGCCTGATCACCGACGCCTTCGGGATGACGCCCGCGCTCGCGCGGATCTACCAAGCGTCGGGGCAGGCGGTTCCGATCGGCAAGCGGACGTTGGAGCTCAACCCGAGTCATCCGCTCGTCACGGGGCTGCGCCAAGCGCACCAGGACCACGCCGACGACCCCACGGTCGCCGAGACCGCGGAGTTGCTGTACGGCACGGCGCTCTTGGCCGAAGGTGGTGCGCTCGAAGACCCGGCAAGGTTCGCCCAGTTGCTCGCGGACCGGTTGGCTCGCACGCTATAG
- a CDS encoding TIGR03085 family metal-binding protein, with translation MSVAQRERAALVETMRSVGPDAPTLCEGWKTRDLAAHLVIREYRLDAAPGIVIPFFADHTAKVQNEVAESDWHLLLDKVASGPPVYSPLKLLDPVANIGEMFIHHEDVRRAQPDWAPRVLEPALDKSLRRTLPLMARMTLGKVPGRLALRTPEGKTVLITGEGAAVTVTGPPAELLLFAVGRQAKVEFDGDPAAVQAVRDAPKGL, from the coding sequence GTGTCTGTTGCTCAGCGTGAACGTGCCGCCCTTGTCGAGACCATGCGCAGCGTCGGGCCGGATGCGCCGACCCTGTGCGAAGGCTGGAAGACCCGGGATCTGGCCGCCCATCTCGTCATCCGCGAGTACCGGCTGGATGCCGCGCCCGGCATCGTCATCCCGTTCTTCGCCGACCACACCGCCAAGGTGCAAAACGAGGTGGCCGAGAGTGATTGGCACCTACTGCTGGACAAGGTGGCCTCCGGGCCGCCGGTGTACTCGCCGCTGAAACTGCTCGACCCGGTGGCCAATATCGGCGAGATGTTCATCCACCATGAGGACGTGCGCCGCGCGCAGCCGGACTGGGCGCCGCGGGTGCTCGAACCCGCTCTGGACAAGAGCCTGCGCCGCACGCTGCCGCTGATGGCCCGGATGACGTTGGGCAAGGTCCCCGGCCGGCTTGCGTTGCGCACCCCGGAGGGCAAGACCGTGCTGATCACCGGGGAGGGCGCGGCGGTGACCGTCACCGGCCCGCCCGCGGAGCTGCTGTTGTTCGCGGTCGGCCGGCAGGCCAAAGTCGAGTTCGACGGCGATCCGGCCGCGGTACAGGCGGTCCGGGACGCACCCAAGGGGCTGTAG
- a CDS encoding acyl-CoA thioesterase domain-containing protein, with product MSEPHLLPDDIAELASMPYFVRDGSRYVPTAIARGGWGPSMSGHVVGGILAGVLEGTVDDPELQPARLTVDLPAPAALEPFEVHTQVQHVRRRLRLVEAHLIQRGEAVARASALFLRRGPQPDGQVWSQPVRMPALPTEADGGNPTLFLRTYGWGGELQSPDPDWDTSGPKYTWLHETRPLIGGEPLSPFARAALCADVTAAIANWGSKALQFINVDYTLTLSRLPEGPHIGLAALTHYSDHGVANGSAVVVDRKGPVGNAVAVSIAHSGFRPPVLPPAG from the coding sequence GTGAGCGAGCCCCACCTGCTGCCGGACGACATTGCCGAGCTTGCGTCGATGCCGTATTTCGTCCGCGATGGAAGTCGTTACGTGCCAACGGCCATCGCGCGCGGCGGCTGGGGCCCGTCGATGAGCGGACACGTCGTGGGCGGCATCCTGGCCGGGGTGCTGGAAGGGACGGTCGACGACCCAGAGCTGCAGCCCGCACGACTGACCGTCGACTTGCCCGCGCCGGCGGCGCTGGAGCCCTTCGAGGTGCACACGCAGGTACAACACGTTCGTCGGCGCTTACGGCTGGTCGAGGCGCATCTCATCCAGCGCGGCGAAGCGGTGGCACGCGCAAGCGCGCTATTCCTGCGCCGCGGCCCGCAGCCCGACGGCCAAGTGTGGTCACAACCCGTGCGGATGCCGGCGCTACCGACCGAGGCCGACGGCGGAAACCCGACGCTTTTCCTGCGGACCTACGGCTGGGGCGGTGAGCTGCAGAGCCCAGACCCGGATTGGGACACCTCGGGCCCCAAGTACACGTGGTTGCACGAGACGCGGCCGTTGATCGGGGGCGAACCGCTGAGTCCCTTCGCTCGTGCGGCGCTCTGTGCTGATGTCACGGCCGCGATCGCCAACTGGGGCAGCAAGGCGCTGCAGTTCATCAACGTCGACTACACGCTGACGCTGAGCCGGCTTCCCGAAGGGCCGCACATCGGGCTGGCGGCGCTGACCCATTACAGCGACCACGGTGTGGCTAATGGTTCCGCCGTCGTCGTCGACCGCAAGGGGCCGGTCGGCAACGCCGTCGCGGTGTCGATCGCGCACTCGGGATTTCGTCCACCGGTCCTGCCGCCGGCCGGATGA
- a CDS encoding chitin-binding protein yields MRLKHLIASGIIAGALAAAALGMGAGFANAAPGQPSAPAGGHGAPTPANVHAPTAPNDPGGPGGPGGPGGPGGPPPGGPGGPGGPGHPGAPNGPGGPGGPGGPWHGDAQRGYFHGAPWGDGPAPWGPGEPPRPAWDRPLPPPGAPWNYGPINYWGYQETPVWDPGFNAWGFWFFGVWVPL; encoded by the coding sequence ATGAGACTCAAGCACCTGATTGCCTCAGGAATCATCGCCGGCGCGCTTGCCGCAGCGGCACTGGGAATGGGCGCCGGCTTCGCGAACGCCGCGCCAGGACAACCGTCGGCTCCAGCCGGTGGGCATGGCGCGCCGACTCCGGCGAACGTCCACGCCCCGACCGCGCCGAATGACCCAGGCGGCCCCGGCGGACCCGGTGGTCCTGGTGGTCCCGGCGGACCCCCTCCCGGTGGACCCGGTGGACCCGGAGGGCCTGGGCACCCCGGCGCACCCAACGGACCGGGTGGACCCGGTGGCCCCGGCGGGCCGTGGCACGGCGACGCGCAGCGCGGCTACTTCCACGGAGCTCCGTGGGGCGACGGGCCCGCGCCGTGGGGACCCGGTGAGCCACCGCGTCCAGCTTGGGACCGACCGCTCCCGCCTCCTGGCGCTCCCTGGAACTACGGCCCGATCAACTACTGGGGCTACCAGGAAACGCCCGTGTGGGACCCCGGATTCAACGCGTGGGGTTTCTGGTTCTTCGGAGTCTGGGTCCCGCTGTAA
- a CDS encoding histidine phosphatase family protein encodes MAQAAGPHTITLTLVRHGQSAGNASGLIDTSVPGPELTPKGWCQATAVAPQLVANHYDGIYASTMIRTQETATPTSQLLGESITVLPGLRAIEAGQYEGTPEANAQTYLAAPRRWVQGDRDARIPGSVDGNEFESRFNEAVQRIYDSGQRDPVAFSHSGAIMMWVLMNVRNADPSLLTSRPLPNVGRVVLTGNPSDGWTLTEWDADPPPC; translated from the coding sequence TTGGCGCAAGCAGCAGGCCCGCACACCATCACGCTGACGCTGGTGCGGCACGGGCAGTCGGCGGGCAACGCCTCCGGTTTGATCGACACCTCGGTCCCCGGTCCCGAGCTCACGCCGAAGGGCTGGTGCCAGGCCACGGCTGTGGCTCCCCAATTGGTCGCCAACCACTACGACGGCATCTATGCCTCGACGATGATCCGCACCCAGGAAACCGCGACACCGACGTCGCAACTGCTGGGTGAATCCATCACCGTGCTACCCGGGCTGCGGGCGATCGAGGCCGGCCAGTACGAGGGCACACCGGAGGCCAACGCGCAGACCTACCTCGCCGCGCCGCGACGCTGGGTCCAGGGTGATCGCGATGCGCGAATCCCCGGTTCGGTGGACGGCAACGAATTCGAGTCCCGCTTCAATGAGGCCGTCCAACGCATCTACGACAGCGGCCAGCGGGATCCTGTCGCGTTCTCGCATTCCGGGGCGATCATGATGTGGGTGCTGATGAACGTCCGGAATGCCGACCCGTCGCTGCTGACCAGCAGGCCGCTGCCCAACGTCGGCCGCGTCGTGCTCACCGGAAATCCCTCCGACGGTTGGACTTTGACCGAATGGGATGCCGATCCCCCGCCGTGCTAG
- a CDS encoding putative bifunctional diguanylate cyclase/phosphodiesterase yields MLSLTPIRPAVAGLATVGLLVFGALVLADSGAWDHSLTRPVGLWVLSVFANACAVIAARSARGRQRLAWTMLSIGLAGWAAGQAVWWYAVVGGIPSMSEMSAADLGFVVLPLCALATAVAIPSREDARFGVSLLLDGVLVATSLLIVLAILVLGHFGQTAAGVSAPRMMLIVATAVYLGLVVMSFITVRKAEPGRKLSPTLMTLGWTVIGAAGVIRICDNHPGQVPNDVVILGWACGMYFIALSGIASRPAPALDLGFSQPSRLSLWLPYLPVFLAIVVGAVHFWPAHRGEAFIFGICVLLFVTTLIRHLLLLDRKGRLLTAVSDAALRDPVTGLANQRLFEDRLDHAVLLQVHHAVPVSVLAISVDDFKLVNDTLGYAVGDELLRSVAERIRANVRVNHTVARISGDEFAILVEDRPEVAVRVAEGIARSFVEPLTIKDHRIDIRLSIGVAAAPYELGAGLASGVLVKQADAARHRAQLASSTNVRTYTPDMDAQLAQDPAQDDAIARLQLLGELRRAIDEGLLTLLYQPKFTVLTGSVCGAEALVRWRHPRFGVLEPAQFLPLVRDHGLMDALTDLVLSRAVADASQWYAAGAAVPVAINLWAPSVDEDALPDRIMSVLDAHAMPPSSLTVEITEDLLVTDVSKARTVLNRLRENGIRVAIDDFGSGYATLTYLRELPIDDVKLDRNFVAPIVHDERAATIARSIIELARAFGIACVAEGVEDWETAEKLREFGCDAVQGNFFSRPMPASEIPHVAPSRELMTR; encoded by the coding sequence ATGTTGTCACTGACACCGATACGACCTGCGGTGGCGGGGTTGGCGACGGTCGGACTGCTGGTGTTCGGTGCGCTGGTACTCGCCGACAGCGGTGCTTGGGATCACTCGCTGACCCGCCCGGTGGGACTCTGGGTGTTGAGCGTATTTGCCAACGCCTGTGCGGTGATTGCGGCCCGGTCCGCCCGGGGCCGCCAACGCTTGGCCTGGACGATGCTCAGTATCGGGCTGGCCGGTTGGGCGGCCGGCCAAGCTGTCTGGTGGTACGCCGTTGTGGGCGGGATCCCGTCGATGTCGGAAATGTCGGCGGCTGACCTGGGCTTCGTGGTCTTACCCCTGTGCGCCTTGGCCACCGCGGTTGCGATTCCCAGCCGCGAGGACGCCCGATTCGGGGTCAGCCTCCTGCTTGACGGCGTCCTCGTCGCCACGTCGCTGCTGATCGTGCTGGCGATTCTGGTCCTGGGCCACTTCGGCCAGACCGCAGCCGGAGTCAGCGCACCGCGCATGATGCTCATCGTCGCCACCGCCGTGTATCTGGGGCTTGTCGTCATGTCGTTCATCACCGTGCGGAAAGCGGAGCCAGGCCGCAAACTTTCGCCGACACTGATGACGCTGGGGTGGACCGTCATCGGGGCGGCCGGGGTGATCCGCATCTGTGACAACCATCCCGGGCAGGTGCCCAACGATGTCGTCATACTCGGATGGGCTTGCGGAATGTATTTCATTGCGCTGTCGGGAATTGCGTCCCGTCCGGCGCCGGCACTCGATCTCGGTTTCTCGCAGCCGTCGAGGTTGTCGCTCTGGCTGCCGTACCTGCCGGTTTTCTTGGCGATCGTCGTTGGCGCCGTGCATTTTTGGCCCGCACACAGGGGCGAGGCGTTCATCTTCGGGATCTGCGTGCTGTTGTTCGTCACGACGCTGATTCGCCATCTGCTGCTCCTGGATCGCAAGGGGCGTCTGCTCACCGCTGTGTCTGACGCAGCCCTGCGAGACCCCGTAACCGGGCTGGCAAATCAGCGACTGTTCGAGGATCGGCTGGACCACGCGGTACTGCTCCAGGTTCACCACGCGGTGCCTGTCAGCGTGCTTGCAATCAGTGTCGACGATTTCAAACTGGTCAACGACACGCTGGGCTACGCCGTCGGCGACGAGTTGTTGCGCAGCGTCGCCGAACGCATTCGCGCCAACGTCCGGGTAAACCACACCGTCGCGCGCATCAGCGGGGACGAATTCGCGATTTTGGTCGAAGACCGCCCCGAGGTCGCCGTGCGGGTCGCCGAGGGGATTGCCCGATCTTTCGTCGAGCCCCTCACCATCAAAGATCACCGCATCGACATTCGTCTGAGCATCGGCGTCGCTGCGGCTCCTTACGAACTCGGCGCGGGGCTGGCGTCGGGCGTTCTCGTGAAGCAGGCCGATGCCGCGCGCCACCGCGCCCAACTGGCGAGTTCGACCAACGTGCGAACGTACACCCCCGACATGGACGCACAACTCGCACAAGACCCGGCACAAGATGATGCGATTGCCCGACTACAACTGCTGGGCGAACTACGCCGCGCGATCGACGAAGGCCTGCTGACCCTGCTATACCAGCCGAAATTCACCGTGTTGACCGGATCTGTCTGCGGAGCAGAGGCTTTGGTGCGTTGGCGGCATCCACGATTCGGCGTGCTGGAGCCGGCACAGTTCTTACCCCTGGTGCGCGACCATGGCTTGATGGACGCGCTCACCGACCTGGTGCTGTCGCGGGCGGTTGCTGACGCGTCGCAATGGTACGCGGCGGGCGCGGCTGTCCCGGTCGCCATCAACTTGTGGGCACCGTCCGTCGACGAGGACGCCCTGCCGGACCGCATCATGTCCGTGCTCGACGCGCACGCGATGCCGCCTAGTTCACTCACCGTTGAGATCACCGAAGACCTTCTGGTAACCGATGTTTCGAAGGCGCGCACGGTGCTGAACCGGTTGCGCGAGAACGGGATCAGAGTGGCGATCGACGACTTCGGCAGCGGCTACGCGACTCTCACCTATCTACGTGAGCTGCCGATCGACGACGTCAAACTCGATCGAAATTTCGTCGCACCGATCGTGCACGACGAACGCGCAGCCACCATCGCGCGCTCGATCATCGAATTGGCACGAGCGTTCGGCATCGCGTGTGTCGCCGAGGGTGTCGAAGATTGGGAAACGGCGGAAAAACTCCGGGAATTCGGCTGTGATGCCGTGCAAGGAAACTTCTTCTCCCGCCCGATGCCGGCGTCCGAAATCCCCCACGTCGCGCCGAGCCGGGAGCTCATGACGCGGTAG
- a CDS encoding GNAT family N-acetyltransferase: MEVIADGVRPASAHDAAACMAIYRPYVEQTAISWELDVPSVDEMAARITAARRTHEWLMLEDDGHAIGFAYGHTLHRLPTYQWSAETGIYVDPDHHREGGGRRLYTHLLHRLTERGYRRVFAGITQPNEASNGFHRSFGFECVGLYRRVEWKLDRWHDVAWMQLDLSDMDDEDKAPGVIV, encoded by the coding sequence ATGGAGGTGATCGCCGACGGTGTGCGGCCGGCGTCCGCGCACGATGCGGCCGCCTGCATGGCGATTTATCGGCCGTATGTCGAGCAGACGGCGATCAGTTGGGAACTCGACGTCCCGAGCGTGGACGAGATGGCGGCGCGCATCACCGCCGCCCGCCGTACTCACGAATGGCTGATGCTCGAGGATGACGGTCACGCCATCGGCTTCGCTTATGGGCACACGTTGCATCGCCTGCCCACCTACCAGTGGTCGGCCGAGACCGGTATCTACGTTGACCCCGACCATCATCGCGAGGGCGGTGGCCGCAGGCTCTACACGCATCTGCTGCACCGGCTCACCGAGCGTGGCTACCGTCGGGTGTTCGCTGGAATCACCCAACCCAACGAAGCCAGTAATGGTTTCCATCGCTCGTTCGGATTCGAGTGCGTCGGGCTCTATCGGCGAGTCGAATGGAAACTCGACCGCTGGCATGACGTGGCGTGGATGCAACTCGATCTGTCCGACATGGACGATGAAGATAAGGCCCCCGGGGTAATCGTGTGA